In Symphalangus syndactylus isolate Jambi chromosome 6, NHGRI_mSymSyn1-v2.1_pri, whole genome shotgun sequence, a genomic segment contains:
- the LOC129483970 gene encoding tripartite motif-containing protein 49D-like, protein MNSGILQVFQREVTCPICMNYFIDPVTMDCGHSFCRPCFYLNCEDIPILTQCFECIKSTQQRNLKTNIHLKKMASLARKASLWLFLSSEEQMCGTHRETKKMFCEVDKSLLCSLCSSSQEHRDHRHCPVEWAAEEHREKLLKKMQSLWGKARENQRNLNVETTRISHWKDYVNVRLEAIRAEYQKMPALHHEEEKQNLEMLKKKGRDIFHQLHLSKAKMAHRREILRGTYEELMKMCHKPDVELLQAFGDILYRSECVLLHMPQPLNPELRAGPITGLRDRLNQFRVDITLHHNEANSHIFRCGDFRSICIGCDRQNAPHITATPTSFLAWGAQTFTSGKYYWEVHVGDSWNWAFGVCNKYWQGKNQNGNIYGEEGLFSLGCVKNDIQCSLFTTSPITLQYVPRPTSHVGLFLDCEARTVSFVDVNQSSPIYTIPNCSFSPPLRPVFCCIHL, encoded by the exons aTGAATTCTGGAATCTTGCAGGTCTTCCAGAGGGAAGTCACCTGCCCCATCTGCATGAACTACTTCATAGACCCGGTCACCATGgactgtgggcacagcttttgcAGGCCCTGTTTCTACCTcaactgtgaagacatcccaatTCTGACTCAGTGCTTTGAATGCATAAAGTCAACACAGCAGAGAAACCTCAAAACTAACATTCATTTGAAGAAGATGGCTTCCCTTGCCAGGAAAGCCAGTCTCTGGCTATTCCTGAGCTCTGAGGAGCAAATGTGTGGCACTCACAGGGAGACAAAGAAGATGTTCTGTGAAGTGGACAAGAGCCTGCTCTGTTCGCTATGCTCCAGCTCTCAGGAGCACCGGGATCACAGACACTGTCCCGTTGAGTGGGCTGCTGAGGAACACCGG GAGaagcttttaaagaaaatgcagtctTTATGGGGAAAAGCTCGTGAAAATCAGAGAAACCTGAACGTGGAAACCACCAGAATCAGCCACTGGAAG GATTATGTGAATGTAAGGCTAGAAGCTATTAGAGCTGAGTATCAGAAGATGCCTGCACTTCATcatgaggaagaaaaacagaatttggagATGCTGAAAAAGAAGGGGAGAGATATTTTTCATCAACTGCATTTAAGCAAAGCCAAAATGGCTCATAGGAGGGAGATTTTAAGAGGAACGTATGAGGAGCTGATGAAAATGTGCCATAAACCAGATGTGGAGCTACTTCAG gcttTTGGAGACATATTATACAG GAGTGAGTGCGTGCTGCTGCACATGCCCCAGCCTCTGAATCCAGAGCTCAGGGCGGGGCCCATCACTGGACTGAGGGACAGGCTCAACCAATTCCGAG tggATATTACTCTGCATCATAATGAAGCCAACAGTCATATCTTTCGATGTGGAGATTTCAGAAGCATTTGTATTGGATGTGACCGTCAAAATGCACCCCATATCACTGCAACACCTACAAGTTTTCTTGCATGGGGTGCTCAGACTTTCACCTCCGGCAAATATTACTGGGAGGTCCATGTGGGGGACTCTTGGAATTGGGCTTTTGGTGTCTGTAATAAGTATTGGCAAGGGAAGAATCAGAATGGCAATATATATGGAGAGGAGGGACTCTTTAGTCTTGGGTGTGTTAAGAACGACATTCAGTGCAGTCTCTTTACCACCTCCCCAATTACACTGCAATATGTCCCAAGACCTACCAGCCATGTAGGATTATTCCTGGATTGTGAAGCTAGAACTGTGAGCTTTGTTGATGTTAATCAAAGCTCCCCTATATACACCATCCCTAATTgctccttctcacctcctctcAGGCCTGTCTTTTGCTGTATTCACCTCTGA